The Coffea arabica cultivar ET-39 chromosome 10e, Coffea Arabica ET-39 HiFi, whole genome shotgun sequence region TCTTCCCTTCAATCATAACCCAAACTACTAATGGAAGTTTTATAAGAAGAACAACCTAGTTGCAAGACATAATAGATACAACAGCAtcaaaaatccaaaacaaacaaaagcaaAACGATTCCATTTATCAGGCAGCCGAACAACCGATGCCATATCGAGTATTGGGGAAGACAAGGAAGAGACCACTGCAAATCACCCCAACCATCAAAGGAAAACTCTGCATCGCTTCATCCATTTCCTTGGTATGATTCGGAAAAAGACAATCTGTGACACGATGGTCTGAAAATGCGATGGCTACGAAAACCAGCACAGACATGAAGGCATGCACGAAATCAGTCAAACCAACTTTATACCTCTCATCTTTAGGCACCTCGACTCCAAGTCCATGCTTGAACACAGCCAGCCCTTTTGGAGTCACAAAACCGTAATAAACTTTCCCATCAGGGCCGCGAAAACTGTCAGTGAAATGGAAGAAAAAGCACGAAAGGGTGCAAAGGCCTAGTAGGGAATGGGTCATTAGAGTTGTGACATGGGAGCATTCTCCTTTGGCGGCATGAATAGATGGGAGAACCATTTCAAAAGTGAGAAGGGTTCCTGTGGGAAGAAAATTGACGAGCATTGATGttttggagagtgttttctgcACCCCATTTGCGACTGCCCGCCTTTTTCGGCCACCAGGAGGGGGAGGCATCTCTGGTGGTGCAACATCCTGGGATGAAGAAGGTTGCTTTGATGGATCAACCTGCGGCGAAGCATTGTAGATTTTGATGCCAAGTCCTTGAGGCGGTTCCATTTTCCAAAAGATGAGTGCAAAACTGCAAATACACTGGGAAAATGTTggattaaaataattaaattgttAGTGAAGAAGAATAATTTTTCGGGGATAGGAGAACTAGAgtgaaggatcaaaaagcaatgAAATGAAAATGCTGAGAAGAAATTAGCATTGCACGCTAGGAGATGATTGAGATATTGTAAGATATGCCTGCACAGTTTACAGCAGGAAGTTTTCAATTGTTCCAGGAAAAAGAAATAACTGTTATTTATGGTTGTAAGTTGCTTGGTAACCAACCGTGTGGGAGTTTTGAATTGAAAGGGTGTGTTTTATGGGCCTGTAACCAAAATCTTCTACTCCTAGAATCCTTATAAAATTGAAGTAATATAATTGGTCAAGAGATTGGAATGGCCATGAATTGTTGGGTGATTTAACTTGGAATCTACATGAGGAAGGACGAACATGGTGCATGGTTGGATTGAGAATAATAAGAGAATATTTTACCCTCAGGAGATATCTAATTCAAGGCCTCTGGGACACTGGAATTAGGGCCTTTTTGGCTCGctgaatcttttgaagaaaattaGATGCCAACGAATTAAATTGTACGTCACCCGAGATCTAAAATATgaacataaaaagaaaaagaaccatCAAGTAGGGGTGGCCACAGCTCAGATTTAAATTGGAACAGTATCGGCAATTTGTTGAATCGAAATTGGAATTGGAGTTGGAATCATAATCATGACTAAAGGTTCAGATTCAGATCCcccaaaattttgaattggaaTTTGAACGATTGTTTAAAACCCATTTAAATCGTTAAAAAATATTTGTTACCTTACATATTTGGCCAGTttatagttcaatatcaatagtcAACACTTAATATTAACAAttccaaacttaacctaacAACTCATTGTCTCATTCTATTAGTAAGTCTATATCTCATCATTACCAATCAAATCTAATAAACAATGAgatattttttcataaaatttgtattgttttttctttttccttgcacatgataatacaataaagttcttatttatttattttttgttacatTCATTGTCCTATTTTCTTAGAATCGATTTAATGACAAGTGTTTAAACATAACTAAAAGGGACCGAAATCGTAACTAGAAGAAGTCGGAACCATAATCGGAACAAAATCAAAAACTGAAATGGGACTAGAACCAAAGGTTCAAGAACCGTAACTGTAACCATCCATATAACTGTAACCGTAACTGTAACCGTAACTGCCCAGCTATGAACAATGCTGGGCAGAAACAAActaatgaagaagaagaactgCCAGTCGACTCCCTAAGACATCAGTGCCAAGTAAAAGAGTTCTTTGGTTTCTTACTTATTTGCGTCCCATTTGCTTTTGTTTCAACTTGTTGCATGTCTGATTTCTTCAGTTTTGGTGATTACTGTGCTTTATTCCATTTGCTTTTAGCGTTCTTTTGCAAAGACATGGTGAAACTAATTTCCCTGGGTAACGGTTTTGGTAATTGAAGTGCTGAGAATTGTGCAAAGCATATGTACCTTGAGGAATGCCATAAAAATGAACAGCAATTTGAGGATTGAACGTCAAAATATCTGATTTTATAAGCGAGTGCCATGATGCAGAGTaggctttctttctttcttttttggtttggtGATTATAATGTTTTGGTTTAAGAGTATCAAACTAGCAAGATCTAGGATATCAATTTCGTGGACAGCAGCGTCAATATACAATCTCCTATTGCTGTTTTATGTATTCTGGACAAAACAttaaccaaagaaaaaaaaaataacaatgctttttcttttgaagaaaGCATTGTTATATTTAGTGTAAAGGCCACATCCAATGTGTGTTTCAATTTAGAAATAGTAAAAATGAATTAATATCGTATACAgggaaatgttatttgcactccatTTTGTGTCATTTGCACTCTCACAATTTATCTTATCATAtagtctaataaatgaaaacctATATGATTAAAATGATAGTGGCAGTGTGATTAATAAAATGGGAGTACAAACAATATTTTCCTTGTATATATTGTGTTTTTCACATAAATACAatttatatgaatttattaaagaatttttattataaGGTTATAGTAATTTTGTAGTTATAATACTATAGAGTGGTTATGAGTTTTGTCCTAAAAAAAGGGGATGTTTATGATTGTTGGCAAAATGTCATTAGGTAATtagaataaaaattaatttttataatgataaaattaagagtctagaaaatgaaaaaaatgtacatatatatacacacacaccaAACTGCGACTCCTTTGACTTTATATACTACTTGATATCCATAATAACAATCCATTTTTGTTACCACAAGATATATTGGCAGGCGCCAATCATTTGATTGGATTAAAATTTGGAATGGGCGCACTTAACGATATGaatcatttgaaaaataaaCGTATTCGTTCTATAGTGGATCTTTTACAAGATCAATTTGGGTTGGCTTTGCTTCGTTTGGAAAATGTTGTTCCAGGAACTATATGTTTAGCAATTTGACATAAATTGATGCCAACCCCTCAAAATTTGGTAGGTTCAACTCCATTAACAATTACTtatgagtctttttttttttttttaaggtttaCACCCATTATTTCAAGTTTTGGATGGAACCAATCCGTTGACACAAATAGTTCATGGGAGAAAATTGAGTTATTTGGGCCACTAACAGACGAACTACTAATTTTTTGAATATGAGATATCCATTCCAGTCACTATGGGGGCGTAGTTGCCCAATTAACACATGTGAAGaaattaatgttggatttattGGATCCTTATTAATTCATGCGAGGATTGGCGAttgttaattttttctttttacaaaagtaaatattttaaaagttaATCACAATACCTCCCCTAAGATATATATACTCAAATTAGCAGGTTaccccctaaactttattttttctcACTTAACCCCCTAAAGGCAAATCTACCCTCTATTAtgctaaatttttatttttatttttcatcttTCTATGCTCAATTAATCTAAAATCATTGCTCAAATTTAATCATTCTAATTCATGTGATAAGATAAATAGATTTACTAAAAAATATGTTAATATATgattacttttaaaaatataataaaggAAATAATCTAATAAGTAAAAATCCAATATAGTAAAATGAACAAAAAGATGCCCAAATGACTGCCCTGTTAATGTGATTGCAAAAAATGAGTAGATTATTTCTAATTGTATGATTATAATCACatagaatattttttttaaatttcttagattgaaaataaatgaaattaattGTAATACAATTTATAGTTATTTACTTATTTGCTAAGTATAAGGGAATATGTACaggtatatatgtatgtatacacatacacatacacacacacacatatatatataatattatatatattgtatattttatatatgtatatgtatatatcatATTGTATAATggaatatattataatatattgatataGGTTTCTTATTTTTGTGAGTTAGAGGATGGACATCCTAAAATTTTTGTTAGGATGGATTATGACaaataaaagagaagaaatttttatttgtaaaaaaattaactttaataaaaatttgattCTTTGACAAATACAAACTTTAGAAAAGGAAACTAATGGATAGAGAGAGATTTTTTTATTTGCTAAAAGAtaagaatttaaaaaatgaaagctaatttgaaaaaaaatcaacataGTAGAGGAGTAGTTTTATCTCTTAGGGGGTTAAGTGAGTTATAATAAAGTTTAGGAAATAAATTGTAAATCTAATTATACCTTTGGGGGAGGGGGGTTTTGATTAACCCATATATCAATTGAAGGGCAATTGGTGAATGGTTGAGAGTTACATGTGATTTTCTTCTAATGTTTAACATTATAAACATTTTCATCTTTCAACACAAATGAGCAAAATAAAGATCTAAAGTATGTAATGAGGTGCAAATAAAAAACATACATAAAGTTGAATAATTCATGCACATGTTCTATAGAATTTCATATTTGAAAACATATGTAAAGTTTAATAATTCGTACAAATGTTATAGAGAATTTTGCTCCATAGGTATCTACCTTGTTGAGATGTAATATAAAGCACGTACTTGTAAAACATTGTTCACATACAATGCAATATAAAGGCATTACTTTAAAGACATCTATCGTTTTGAGAATGAATTGAGAAAGGTATCTACTTTTTTGAGATGTAATATAAAGCAAATTCTTGTAAACATTGTTGTACATACAATTAAAGATACCATTGTTTATTAGCCAAATATCTACGTGATATTGCATAGAACTTTCTTTAATTGTTTAGGATAATAATTGACGTGTTAATTAACCATGAGAAAATTAGttctcttttgtttctttttaattaGTGTATTAGGATCGTGTTGATTTCCTCATATCCTAGCTTAAACTTGAAAAGTTAAAAAGGTAGTTTCTTTGAAGTCCAAATAACAACCTTACC contains the following coding sequences:
- the LOC113712281 gene encoding protein DMP9-like, which encodes MEPPQGLGIKIYNASPQVDPSKQPSSSQDVAPPEMPPPPGGRKRRAVANGVQKTLSKTSMLVNFLPTGTLLTFEMVLPSIHAAKGECSHVTTLMTHSLLGLCTLSCFFFHFTDSFRGPDGKVYYGFVTPKGLAVFKHGLGVEVPKDERYKVGLTDFVHAFMSVLVFVAIAFSDHRVTDCLFPNHTKEMDEAMQSFPLMVGVICSGLFLVFPNTRYGIGCSAA